A window from Citrus sinensis cultivar Valencia sweet orange chromosome 3, DVS_A1.0, whole genome shotgun sequence encodes these proteins:
- the LOC102626559 gene encoding uncharacterized protein LOC102626559 codes for MGKKSQRRSVRYEKDQLGCMWGFISIFDFRHGRFTQKMLSDRRRTGKLASGARVPINKLDMLTWIDNNEGTFDGEESRNAAANAGKPSVKKLMDEEMINEQDTQNKINNAEAEPKNSHLEQGSPRKKASKRMRKTRKKSCDSINDLDASESLSAEQPFHEKSEHQHTSSLDIDKVMEEFCHQIHQKSISYMNHEQPGELHRRLHQKNPDFEEKLREAIKLLISQKLVKGKQHSEDGPIHLSKELMDALQILGSDGEMFVKYLQDPNSLLVKCVQNFPDAQLDKDEDSTSLAGSTLSEQEMGNNRQSDELVNHKQRRFFRRKVKSQERRPPNGEKRPQDSNRIVILKPGPTGFQNSGAESTVGSSPESHYVLGNNGPNERIGSHFFLTEIKRKLKYAMGKEQHSSQKGDSYECQKLGDRDRGIKENAGINSPTKDHFFIEKIARPVGVKNVDKTGKLKDSELGSGHRSADLPKQRVSSIYIEAKKHLSEMLGTGDEILDSSSRYVPKTLGRILSLPEYNYSPVGSPGRNWEDGFVTAQMRFVNSDKYQKVNDNSSSLNQESPSCHLGQTTKSLETQPCISDDNSDYKIETPTFNSTIVVEQIHDNEVKETSCSDGDDRNSIGEMEIIKTNEIVVLEESNVLDASCQPTCASSIKDNDHNSDESEICNEQNCRRIKEELESSEDNQLPSSPLASPSNSSTTKKVDDQETAIDVLERPSPVSVLEPLYIEDDVSPASTRSLAGDIPMEPHRIQFEEHASSAVVPSIQMKSSVDKESVFEYVKTVVQASDLNWDEVCMKSLSTDQLLDPSLFEEIDFLPNQLCYEQKLLFDLVNEVLMEICGHYFGCSPWVSFVKPYIRPVPDKKNSLCEVWEGVLWHLIPLPLPHTLDQTVRKDMAKSGTWMDLRFDTDSTCIEMGDAILEELMEDIILSCVNESPEGGCPSVLAELKESEGSTNSEDGCPLLPADLKENNINI; via the exons ATGGGGAAAAAATCACAGAGACGCTCTGTGCGATATGAGAAAGATCAGTTAGGCTGTATGTGGGGCTTCATAAGCATTTTCGACTTCCGTCATGGTCGATTTACTCAGAAAATGCTTTCAGATAGGAGGCGTACTGGCAAACTTGCATCTG GTGCTCGAGTTCCAATCAATAAGCTTGACATGTTGACTTGGATTGACAATAATGAAGGAACCTTT GATGGTGAAGAGAGTAGAAATGCGGCAGCTAATGCTGGTAAGCCAAGTGTGAAGAAACTCATGGACGAAGAGATGATCAATGAGCAAGACACCCAGAACAAGATAAACAATGCTGAAGCAGAACCAAAGAATTCTCATTTGGAACAGGGAAGCCCTAGAAAGAAGGCAAGCAAAAGAATGAGAAAAACTCGGAAGAAAAGCTGTGATAGCATCAATGATTTAGATGCCTCTGAAAGTTTAAGTGCCGAACAGCCCTTTCATGAGAAATCGGAGCATCAACATACAAGTAGCCTTGATATAGACAAGGTAATGGAAGAGTTCTGCCACCAGATCCATCAGAAAAGTATAAGTTATATGAATCATGAACAGCCAGGTGAACTTCACAGGCGATTACACCAGAAGAATCctgattttgaagaaaaattgagGGAAGCTATCAAGTTGTTAATAAGTCAGAAGCTCGTTAAAGGTAAACAGCATTCAGAAGATGGGCCAATCCACCTCTCCAAAGAGCTTATGGATGCTCTTCAGATTTTGGGTTCGGATGGTGAAATGTTTGTGAAATATCTACAAGACCCAAATTCACTGTTGGTCAAATGCGTTCAAAACTTTCCAGATGCACAATTGGACAAAGACGAGGACTCCACTTCACTCGCAGGATCCACTTTGTCAGAGCAGGAGATGGGTAATAATAGACAATCTGATGAGCTTGTCAATCATAAACAGAGAAGGTTTTTCAGGAGAAAGGTCAAGTCTCAGGAAAGACGCCCACCAAATGGAGAAAAGAGACCTCAAGATTCAAATAGGATTGTTATTTTGAAGCCTGGACCAACAGGCTTCCAAAACTCTGGAGCTGAGAGCACTGTTGGCTCATCACCAGAATCTCATTATGTCCTCGGAAATAATGGGCCGAATGAGAGAATTGGTTCCCACTTCTTTCTcacagaaattaaaagaaagttGAAATATGCAATGGGAAAAGAGCAGCATAGTAGTCAAAAAGGGGATTCTTATGAGTGTCAAAAGCTGGGAGATAGAGACAGAGGCATTAAGGAGAATGCTGGAATAAACTCTCCAACTAAAGACCatttctttattgaaaaaattgcTAGACCTGTTGGTGTTAAAAATGTGGACAAGACTGGCAAGCTAAAGGACAGTGAATTAGGTTCAGGACACAGAAGTGCTGATTTACCTAAGCAAAGGGTATCTAGTATCTATATTGAGGCCAAAAAACATCTCTCTGAGATGCTAGGCACTGGGGATGAAATTCTTGATTCTTCTAGCAGATATGTTCCGAAAACCCTTGGAAGAATTCTCTCTCTTCCTGAATACAACTACTCTCCTGTTGGCAGCCCGGGAAGAAACTGGGAGGATGGCTTTGTAACTGCACAGATGAGATTTGTTAACTCAGACAAGTATCAGAAGGTGAATGACAACTCATCATCTCTGAACCAAGAGAGCCCGAGCTGTCATCTAGGTCAAACAACAAAAAGTTTGGAGACTCAGCCATGCATTTCTGATGACAACTCTGACTATAAAATAGAAACCCCTACCTTCAATTCAACTATCGTGGTTGAGCAGATTCATGATAATGAAGTGAAAGAAACCTCTTGCTCTGATGGAGATGACAGGAACTCTATAG GAGAGatggaaattataaaaacaaatgaaattgtAGTCCTGGAGGAGAGCAATGTCTTGGATGCTTCCTGCCAACCAACCTGTGCTTCCAGTATTAAAGACAATGACCATAACAGTGATGAGTCTGAAATATGTAATGAACAAAATTGCAGACGTATAAAAGAG GAGCTGGAGTCATCTGAAGATAACCAACTCCCTTCTTCTCCATTAGCATCTCCATCAAACTCTTCGACCACCAAGAAGGTTGACGATCAAGAGACAGCTATTGACGTATTAGAGCGCCCAAGTCCTGTTTCTGTTCTTGAGCCGCTATATATTGAGGATGATGTTAGCCCTGCAAGCACCAGATCCCTTGCTG GTGATATACCGATGGAACCACACCGAATTCAATTTGAAGAACATGCCTCTTCTGCTGTAGTTCCAAGCATCCAAATGAAAAGTTCCGTGGACAAAGAATCAGTTTTTGAGTATGTAAAGACTGTGGTACAAGCCTCTGACTTGAATTGGGATGAAGTTTGTATGAAATCACTTTCTACAGACCAGCTTCTAGACCCCTCATTGTTTGAAGAGATAGACTTCTTACCCAACCAGCTCTGTTATGAACAGAAACTCCTGTTTGATCTTGTTAATGAAGTTCTCATGGAGATTTGTGGGCACTATTTTGGTTGCTCACCTTGGGTATCATTTGTTAAACCCTACATCCGGCCTGTCCCGGACAAAAAAAACTCCCTTTGTGAGGTTTGGGAAGGAGTCCTATGGCATCTCATCCCACTGCCACTGCCTCATACACTAGACCAGACTGTCAGAAAAGACATGGCTAAATCTGGAACGTGGATGGACCTTCGATTTGATACTGATAGTACTTGTATTGAGATGGGGGATGCTATTCTTGAAGAATTGATGGAAGACATCATATTAAGCTGTGTAAATGAAAGTCCTGAAGGAGGATGTCCATCGGTTCTGGCTGAGTTGAAGGAAAGCGAAGGCAGCACCAACTCAGAAGATGGATGTCCACTGCTTCCAGCTGACTTGAAGGAAAACAACATCAACATCTAA
- the LOC102626074 gene encoding uncharacterized protein LOC102626074 produces the protein MSTEMQQKTGPPQIFKLDKALKLAEQWVDNMTKAAEDEPTEIEPEARPSRLGLGAKVSRQSKIGPSNDPVERKLQVSLNAGKRNAAKTAEESTPSIRDGHGDNDEDEAEDSESRTSTFAKRRPAPPTSSLQALKKQK, from the exons ATGAGCACCGAGATGCAACAGAAAACCGGGCCTCCCCAAATTTTCAAGTTGGATAAAGCATTGAAATTG GCTGAACAATGGGTTGATAATATGACCAAAGCTGCAGAGGATGAACCAACCGAAATAGAACCAGAGGCCAGGCCTTCTAG GCTTGGACTTGGTGCAAAAGTTTCACGCCAATCAAAAATTGGACCCTCAAATGATCCTGTTGAAAGAAAGTTGCAGGTCAGCTTGAATGctggaaaaagaaatgctgCCAAAACTGCTGAGGAGTCCACTCCCTCTATTAGAGATGGCCATGGTGacaatgatgaagatgaagctGAAGATTCGGAAAGCAGAACTAGTACATTTGCAAAGAGAAGACCAGCTCCACCAACTTCATCCTTACAAGCATTGAAGAAACAGAAATAA